One window of Athalia rosae chromosome 2, iyAthRosa1.1, whole genome shotgun sequence genomic DNA carries:
- the LOC105683009 gene encoding myrosinase 1-like, which yields MKNILHIVICATVIFLNHGYALSEDTFPAGFMFGTATSSYQIEGAWNVSDKGLSDWDHYVHTCPSCITDHSTGDVACNSYYKYKEDVALVKNIGFNFYRFSISWPRIIPNGYTNKVSQDGIRYYHNLIDEILANGIEPFVTIYHFDHPYFLEEMGGWMNEMMIDRYVEYARLIFKEFGSKVKHFVTINEPQQLCVGYLENSMPPAKELLEIGIWRCQTNVLKAHARAYHMYDAEFRTSQHGQIGMTFPCEGMISFDDVQAAAGDTAFQFGCGMMAHPIYVGDFPPKVKTRIAKMSKMQGYPKSRLPELSPEWIAYIKGTCDYFGLNHYTSTISIPDPDEALGIYKNDLGYLSVFDPSWASSSASWLKVVPRGFRNVLCKIKDEYNNPLVYVLENGYPDYGELNDYERIRYFQSYLKELLIAIKEDGCRVSRYTVWSLLDNFQLNAGYTQPFGIVKVDFDDPERNRTEKLSANWWRETIRTRKLRDNDDGR from the exons atgaaaaatattttgcatatCGTCATCTGCGCCACGGTCATTTTTCT AAATCACGGCTATGCTCTCAGCGAAGATACTTTTCCGGCTGGATTCATGTTCGGAACTGCGACGTCATCGTATCAGATCGAAGGAGCCTGGAATGTTAGCG ACAAGGGACTAAGCGACTGGGATCACTACGTGCACACCTGTCCGAGTTGCATAACGGATCATTCAACCGGCGACGTTGCTTGCAACTCTTACTACAAGTACAAAGAAGACGTAGCGTTGGTTAAAAACATTGGG ttcaatttttatcgattttctatCAGCTGGCCGCGAATTATTCCAAACGGTTATACAAACAAAGTGAGCCAAGATGGTATTCGATATTATCACAATTTGATAGACGAGATACTCGCGAATGGCATCGAACCATTTGTCACCATCTACCATTTCGACCACCCTTATTTTTTGGAAGAAATGGGTGGATGGATGAACGAGATGATGATCGACCGTTACGTGGAATACGCCCGGCTTATTTTCAAAGAGTTTGGAAGCAAAGTCAAACATTTTGTGACAATCAACGAACCTCAGCAGTTGTGTGTAGGATATCTGGAAAACAGCATGCCACCTG CTAAAGAATTGCTCGAAATTGGAATTTGGCGGTGTCAAACCAACGTTCTGAAAGCCCATGCTCGAGCATACCACATGTACGACGCCGAGTTCAGAACATCTCAGCATGGTCAAATCGGCATGACATTCCCATGCGAGGGAATGATATCTTTCGACGATGTTCAAGCTGCCGCCGGAGACACCGCTTTTCAATTCGGCTGCGGTATGATGGCCCATCCCATTTACGTCGGTGATTTTCCCCCGAAGGTCAAGACGAGAATAGCTAAAATGAGCAAAATGCAAGGTTATCCCAAAAGTCGTCTCCCCGAATTGTCTCCGGAATGGATAGCGTACATAAA AGGGACATGCGACTACTTCGGATTGAATCACTACACGTCTACGATAAGCATCCCCGATCCTGATGAAGCGCTTGGAATATACAAGAATGATTTGGGTTACTTGTCCGTCTTTGATCCTAGCTGGGCTTCGTCATCGGCTTCCTGGTTGAAA GTTGTACCCAGGGGATTTCGCAATGTTCTATGCAAGATCAAAGACGAATATAATAACCCGCTGGTCTACGTTCTCGAGAACGGTTACCCCGACTACGGGGAATTGAATGACTATGAACGAATACGATACTTTCAATCCTATTTGAAGGAATTGTTAATAGCCATCAAAGAGGACGGCTGTCGCGTATCGAGATACACAGTTTGGAGTCTATTGGATAACTTTCAACTGAACGCAGGTTACAC ACAACCATTTGGAATCGTGAAGGTCGATTTTGATGATCCAGAGCGAAATAGAACGGAAAAACTATCGGCAAACTGGTGGAGAGAAACTATTCGGACACGTAAATTGCGGGACAATGATGATGGTAGATAA